The DNA window TCTTTATTGTGGGGCTTGTCCAGTTGCTGCTGCACCTGCTGCAGCCGCGCCAGCATGGCTGGAAAGTCAGCGACACAGGTCTGCACTTCCGCCAATACCGCCTGAATTTCCTGATTTAACTGCTGCAAAAAACCGGTATCGGAATGGTGATCAAATTCCACATAAATAATGGCTTCCGGCGCCGGTTGAGCAGCGGTCTGTTGCGGCCGCGGCTGATCCCAGGCGGTACCGGTATCCAGCTGACCTTTGCCATCACGCTGCGCCTGTAACACACAATAGTGAATGGCGTGCAGGGATAATTGCCGGGCATTCAGCAGCATGCGCACGGAATCAACCAGAAACGGCGCATCATCACAGAGAATTTCCACCACGCTGTGTAATGACTGCCAGCCATGATTTTCATAATCCGGGTTAAATACCCGTACCTTAATGGCCTGGCCGGCCCGCTGCTGCACAAACTGCCAGCAGGATAAGGTGGCACCGTATAAATCCGCCACATCCCGCTGTTGCAGCTCGTCCTGCGGGGCTCCGGAAAAATACAGGTCGGCAAATCGTTGCAAGACATCGGTTTGTTCCGGGCTATTACGTTCGGCAATCAGGCTGTGCAGGTGACTGAGCATATCCGTTAAATCCATGACGACGGTTAATGGTAATAAGCCTAGCCCATTCAGCCGGCTTAATGACACCCGCCAAAGCACAGCTCGGCGCTGAACTAACGGCGGCGCATTCAGTCTATTGCCAACAACTGACCGCCACGGCCATTGACCCGCCCGGCTCAGTCTCTAAAATCATTGGCAAATCAACGCTCTGGATAACAGGAAGATGACTGGAAAAGAGGAATTTATACGTCTTAAAGACGCCATGCAGACGCAGATTATCGGCCAGCCACATCTGGTTGACCGCTTATTGATCTGCCTGCTCAGCGACGGCCACTTATTGGTGGAAGGGGCGCCGGGTCTGGCCAAAACCAAAGCCATTAATGCCCTGGCCCAACGGCTGGAAGGCGATTTCAAACGCATTCAGTTCACTCCCGACCTGTTACCCGGGGATATTACCGGTACCGAAATTTACCGCCCGCAGCAGCAGAGCTTTGATTTTCAGGCCGGGCCGATTTTCCACAATCTGATTCTGGCCGACGAAATCAACCGCGCCCCGGCCAAGGTGCAGAGTGCCCTGCTGGAGGCCATGGCCGAACGTCAGGTGACGGTCGGTGGCGTTACCCGCAAGCTGCCCGAGCTGTTTATGGTGATGGCCACCCAGAACCCGATTGAACAGGAAGGCACCTACCCACTGCCGGAAGCGCAGCTGGACCGCTTTTTAATGCACGTGGTCATTGGCTACCCCGATGCCGGTGCCGAGCAGCAGATTCTGCGTCTGGCCCGCGGTGAAGCCCTGCAACAACCGGTTGCCGATTTCCCGCGCCTGACCCAGGCCGATATTTTCAGCGCCCGTCAGCAGGTGCTCAGCCTGCACATGAGCGACGCGGTCGAGCAGTATCTGGTACAGCTGGTGATGGCCACCCGCCAGCCGGAGCATTACGGCAAAGATCTGGCCGGCTGGATTGAATACGGCGCCAGTCCGCGTGGCACCATCGCCCTCGACCGCTGTGCCCGCGCCCACGCCTGGTTACATGGCCGCGATTACGTCAGCCCCGATGATGTGCAGGCCGTCGCCCACGATGTGCTGCGCCACCGTTTACTGCTCAGCTTTGAAGCCGAAGCCTCGGGCATGACGGTGAACCGGGTCATTAACGAACTGCTGCAGCGGGTACCGGTGGTCTGATGAACCAGCCGTTGCGACAAAGCTTTTCCAGCGGTGCTGACATTGTCGCCGCCAATCTGGTGCGGCTGCGCAGCTTAGCGCCGATGTTGCCGCTGAACCGCCAGAAAAAGGTGCTGCGCGATATGAGCGGCAGCCACAGTTCGGCCTTGCGCGGGCGCGGCATGGACTTTGCCGAAGTGCGGCAATATCAGGCCGGCGATGATCTGCGCAGCATGGACTGGCGGGTAACCGCCCGCACCGGCCAGGCCCACATCAAAGTCTTTAATGAAGAAAAAGAACGGCCGGTGTTGCTGGTGTGCGATCTGCGCGCCGGCATGCAGTTCGGCAGCCGCCGCGCCCTGAAAAAAGTGCTGGCGGCCGACCTTACCGCCCTGCTGGCCTGGGCCGCCCTGCACAATGGCGACCGTATCGGCGCGCTGCTGTTCAATGATGCGCAGGAACTGGATCTGCGCCCCAAACCCGGTCGCAAGAGCGTCCTGCACCTGCTGAATGAACTGACCCGGCTGCCGGCCACCAGCGCAACGCCGCAGCCCGACCGGCTGGCGCAGATGCTCCGCCATTTGCGCCGAGTGGCCCGACCCGGCAGCCGCATTTACATTACCAGCGACTGGGCCGGTTACGACCACGAATGCCAGCAGCACCTGTTCAGCATCAGCCGCCATTGCGATGTGATAGCCCTGCATATCAGCGACCCGCTGGAACAACAATTACCGCCCCCGGGCCTGTACCCGCTGACCGATGGCCAGCGCCGGCTGCTGCTGGATACTGCCTCAGCAAACGCCCGGCAAACCTACCAGCAGGCCTTTCAGCAGCAGTTGCAGCAACTGCGTGAACAACTGCTGCAACTGCAGATTCCGTTGCTGGCGCTCTCCACCGCCGATCCTGACCCCTTACCGGCGCTGCGTACCGGCCTGGGGCTGGGCGCCGCCGTCAGCCTGCCGGAGGTGGTCTGATGCAACTGCCACTGGAGGATATTATGCTGCCGCCGCCCGTCAGTGCCTTTCCGCCCGCTCCCGGCTGGTGGTTATTGGCGGCGCTGATTCTGGGCCTGTCGCTGACGGCAGCCATCTGGGCTTACCGGCGCTGGCAGCGCCGCCGGCGTCTGCAGCAGGCGCTGGCCCGGCTGCAACAAATGACCACAGGCAAACAGGGCAGCGCACTGTGCGCCGCCGTTAATGAATGGCTGAAACTGTGCCTGCGGCCCTATTACCCACACGCACTGAGCCTGTACGGAGACGACTGGCTGGCCTTTCTGCAGCAACGCAGCGGCGGCCCGGTATTTCAGCCCGCCGAAGCCCAGGCGCTGGCCCAGGGCCCGTACCGGCCCGATATAGCCGCCGATGCCAGCCGGCTGTGCCAACAGGCGCAACACTGGCTGCTGGCCAGCGATATTCCTGCCCGCGGAGGCCCGCAATGGAACTGAACTGGCACTGGCCCTGGGTGTTTATTCTGCTGCCGCTGCCGTGGCTGGTGCGGGCGTTATTACCCCCCTTGCCGCCGCAACAGGCCGCCCTGCGGGTGCCAGCGCTGCAGCGCTGGCAACTGGCGGCCTCCGGCAACAGCGGAGTAACCGGCGCCGTCAGCGGTGCTATTCCCTGGCTGGAGCTGGGCGTCTGGCTGGCGTTATTAACCGCGCTGGCACGGCCGTATCAGCTGGGCGATGTGGTGGAAATGCCGGTAACCGGCCGCGACCTGATGCTGGCCGTAGACCTGTCCGGCAGTATGGAAATTGAAGACATGCAATGGGAAAACCGGCCGGTTAACCGGCTGGTGGTGGTCAAACAGGTGATTGGTGATTTTGTTGAACGCCGTCAGGGCGACCGGCTGGGGCTTATTCTGTTCGGCAGCGAAGCCTATCTGCAGACCCCGCTCACCTTCGACCGCGCCACGGTTAAAGAATTATTACTGGAAGCCCAGATTGGTCTGGCCGGGCAGAAAACCGCCATTGGTGACGCCATCGGCCTGGGCATCAAACGCCTGCAGGAGCAACCACAGGACAGCCGCGTTATTGTGCTGATTACCGATGGCGCCAACAACGCCGGCGCGCTGGAACCGCAAAAAGCCGCCACTCTGGCTGCGCAACACCATATCCGTATTTACACCATTGGCCTTGGTGCCGAGGCCATGGAAGTACCCAGCTTCTTTGGCAGCCGCACCGTTAACCCATCCCGGGATATGGATGAGGAAGCCCTGCGCGATATTGCCCGCCTGACCGGCGGCAGCTACTTCCGCGCCCGCAACAGCAACGAACTGCAGAGTATTTACGCCCTGCTGGATGAACTGGAACCCACTGAACGTGATGCGCAGATATTCCGCCCGCAACAAAACCTGTACCACTGGCCGTTGCTGCTGGCCTTTGTGCTCAGTCTGCTGCTGGCCCTGCAACAAAGCGGCGGCTTGCCGGCCCTGCGGAGGTCTGCCCCATGAATGAAGCCAGCATTATGTTCAGCAGCCTGCTGCAGCACCCGGAACAGTTGCATCTGCTGCGGCCCTGGTGGCTGCTGGCGCTGCTGCCGGCGTTATGGCCGGGCTGGCGTCTGTGGCAGCGCCGGGCCGGTGCCGGCCAGTGGCGTCAGGTGATTGATCCGCAACTGCTGCCGGCCATGCTGGCACAAGAGCCACAGCGGCAAGCCTCACGCCAGCACTATTTATGGCTGCTGGGCTGGTGTCTGGCGGTACTCGCGCTGGCCGGACCGGCCTGGCAGAAACTGCCGCAACCGGTGGTTAAAAACGACCATGCACTGGTAATCATGCTGGATTTATCGGCCTCCATGTACGCTCAGGATGTACGCCCGTCGCGGCTGGTGAAGGCGCTGCTGAAAGTGACCGATATTGTCCGCGCTCGCCGCGATGGTCTTACCGCGCTGGTGGTGTATGCCGCCGATGCCTACAAAGTGGTGCCGTTGACCGACGACACCCGCACCATCGAAAGCCTGCTGCCGTCGTTATCACCAGGGATGATGCCGGCGCCGGGCAGCCGGCCGGAAAAGGCCATTCGCCTGGCCCAGGAAATGACTCATTCTGCCGGTTTGCGCCAGGCCGATTTACTGCTGCTGACCGACGGCCTGCAGGAGCAGGACGTTGCCCGCATCAAATCCGCCCTGCAGCCGGGTTTCCGGCTGCGCCTGCTGACATTGGGAACCACCGATGGCGCCCCCATTCCCCTGCCCGGCGGTGGTTTTCTGCACGACAATAACGGCCAGATTGTGATGCCGGCGTTTAACCCTGAACCGGTGCTGCAGCTCAGCCGGGAGCTGAACATTCCCTGGCAAAGCATGACCCTGGATGACAGCGACTGGCAGCAGCTGCTGCCCGCCCGGCAACAGGTCAGCAGCGGCAGCAACAGCCTGCAGCGCGAATACGATCAGTGGAAAGACGGTGGTTTCTGGCTGCTTCTGCTGCTGTTAGTACCTGCTCTGCTGCTGTTCCGCCGTGGCGTATTGCTGTGTCTGCCCTTGCTGGTGCTGTTAACGCCCAGCGAACCGGTCTGGGCCGCGGGCTGGCAAGACCTGTGGCAAACCCGCGACCAGCAGGGGGCTGCCCTGTTTGAGCAAGACCCGGCCGCCGCCGCGCAACGCTTTAACGACCCGGCCTGGCGCGGCAGTGCCGCCTACCGGGCCGGCGATTTTCAGGGCGCGGCCAGCGCGTTTGCGCAAGCCCCGGCCAGTGCAGAAAACCTCTACAACCTGGGTAATGCGCTGGCCCAAAACGGCCAGTTACAGGAAGCCCTGCAGGCCTACGATCAGGCCTTACAGCAGCAACCCGACCTGAGCGCCGCCCAGCGTAACCGCGCCAAAGTGGAAGAGTTACTGCAGCAACAGGAACAGCAGCAACAACAATCCGGTGACAATCAATCCGGTGAGAATCAGTCGGGCGACAATCAGTCGGGCGACAATCAATCCGGCGACAATCAATCCGGCGACAATCAATCCGGCGACAATCAATCCGGCGACAATCAGTCCGGTGACAATCAAGCCGGTGACAATCAATCCGGCGACAATCAGTCCGGCGACAATCAGTCCGGCGACAATCAGTCCGGTGACAACCAGTCCGGCCAGTCGCAGGCCGATGATGAATTTGTCCGGCAACAAGCCGATAAACTGGCCCGTCAGCAGCAAGAACAAGAGCAACAAGACGCAACGGCAAAGCAGCCGCAAGAGGCCGCTGCGGACGGCGAAGGGAAGGATAAGCCAAGCGGCCAGCAACCGGCTCCCGGCGACCAGGATCCGCAGTCTCCGGCTGAGGCAACCGACCTCAGCGCCGCCGCGGAACAGGGTTTAAGCCGGGAAGAACAGGCCGCCATGGATCAGTGGCTGCAGAGCGTGCCTGACCAGCCCGGCAATCTGCTGCAGCGCAAATTCCTCTACCAATACCGCCAACAGCCGCGTTTACGTGAATCTGTCCAGGGAGAAGTCGAATGGTAATCCGCCTGTTTACACTGGTGCTGCTGAGCTGGCTGACCGCCCATCCGGCGTTGGCAGCCAGCTTCAGTGCCAGCGTTGACCGAACCCGCATCAGCGAGCAGGAAACCCTGACCCTGAGCCTGCGTTACGAAGCGCAGGTGCTGTTTCAGAAACCCGATTTCCAGCCGCTGGAGCGGGATTTCCGCATTCTGAACGAACAACGTGCGCAACGCTGGGTCGTCAGCAATGGCCAGCGCGAATCCTACACCGAATGGCTGCTTACCCTGCTGCCGCTGCGCACCGGCGAGCTGACCATTCCGGCGCTGAGCTTTGATGGCCAGACCACCGCCGCCATCCAGGTACAGGTCAGCCCCACTCCGGCGTCGGTAAAGCAGCAGCTGCAGGAAGATTTCTTCTTCGTCACCAGCGTCACGCCGCCCGACAGCCTGTATGTGCAAAGCCAGCTACTGTACACCGAAAAACTCTATTACCGCTTTGAACACGACAACGCCGCATTGTCGGAACTGAAGGTGACCGATGCCCGGGTACAACCGCTGGGCGATGTCCGTCAGTACACCACGGTGATTGATGGCAAACGCCTGGGTGTGTATGAACGCCGGTTTCTGATCTTTCCCGCGGTCAGCGGGGAACTGGTCATCCCGGGGCAGCGCTTTACCGCCCGCATGCTCAACGCTTATGACCGCTGGAGCCGTGGCCAGCAGGTGAGCGTGGTCAGCAAGCCCCTGCGGCTGAACGTTAAGCCTATTCCGGCAGAGTATCCGGCCGCGCCCTGGCTACCCGTCCGCAACCTGCAGGCGGAAGATTTTTACAGCACCGACCCGGCCAGCTGGGTCGCTGGTGAAGCCGTGGTGCACAGTCTGACCCTGCAGGCCGATGGACTGCCCGGCGCCCAACTGCCGGCCATTGCCTTGCCAGAAATTCCGGGGCTGCGCTACTACCCGGACAAAAACAGCAGCGATGACCAGATGACCGAACAAGGGGTGGTTGGCCAGGCCAGCCAGACCGTCGCCATGGTCGCCATGCAGGGCGGCGAACTGGTTATGCCGGAAATACGCATTCCCTGGTGGAACACCGAACTCGACCGGCTGGAATACGCGGTGCTGCCAGCGCGCACCCTGCAGATAAAAGGCAGCAGCGCGGCGCCAGCCGCTGCGGCCAGACCAGCCAGCCCCGCCCCGACCGCCTCAATGCCGGCCACCGCCACCGAAATACCGGCCGCCGCAGCCTGGTTACTGGGGCTGGGGGTGGCACTGCTGCTGTCACTGGGGCTGAATCTGTGGCAATGGCGACGCGCCCGGGGGCTGCCGCTACCGGGCACACCGAAAACCCTTGCTCCGTCACGGAATGCCCAGTGGAATGCGCTGAATCAAGCCTGCAACAGCAATCAGCCGGCGGCTATCCGCACGGCTTTGCTTGCCTGGGTGAATGCCGGCGGCATGGGGCCGGTTGCGACGCCGATCCACAGCCTCGGCGAATTATGCCGCCGGCTGAACGACCCGCGCCTGCAGAACGAACTGGCGGCGCTGGACGCTCATTTATTCAGCAGTCAGCCCAATTCGGCGTTTAACGGCCAGAATTTAAAAACCCTGCTGAAATCAGGGCAATTCCGGCTACAATCGGTTAGCGAAAGATCGGTGGGGCTGTACCCCTCAGGCTGAGCCCCTGTTGGGTTTATCAGCTGATTGGCTAGTAGTAGCCACTGACTATTATGTTTATAGTCAGACACTATTTCTTATATAACCCAAGGGTTATTAAGATACGCCGAACCGAAAACCAATAACCAACCGCAACCGATTGGATGGAACTATGTCTTTAAACCGTCATTTGCTGAGCCTGACCGGTGCCGCCGCACTGCTGGCTACTCAGGCAGTTTCTGCCGCTGCTCTGGACCCGAACGCCATGCGTGCCCAGGCCAATAACTTCTTTAAACCGCTGCCGGCGGCCATGCCCGGCAGTGAAAAAGACACTCCGGCCAAAATCGCGCTGGGTGAAAAACTCTACTTTGAAACCGCGTTGTCCATTAACGGCACCCAGTCCTGCAACACCTGCCACCGTATCGATGGCAAGCTGGGCGGTGATGATGGCAACCCGGTTTCTCCCGGTGCCATCGAAGGTAAATTCGGTGACCGCAACTCTCCGACTTCCTGGAACGCCGGTTTCCATCTGGCGCAGTTCTGGGACGGCCGTGCGGCAGACCTGAAAGAACAGGCCAAAGGCCCGATCCTGAATCCGGTGGAAATGGCTATTCCGGATGAAGCCACTGCCGTCAGCAACCTGAAAAAAGCGGGCTACGAAGCTGACTTCAAAGCTGTATTCGGTTCTGCGGATGCCTTAACTTACGACAACGTCGCCGAAGCCATCGCGGCCTTTGAGCGCACCCTGATCACCAAAGATCGTTTCGACGATTTCCTCAAAGGTGACAACAAAGCACTGACTCAGGCTGAACTGCAGGGTATGCAGGATTTTATCAGCACCGGTTGTATTGCTTGCCACACCGGCCCGCTGCTGGGTGGCCATATGTATCAGAAAATGGGGCTGGTTAAGCCGTACCCGAACACGGCCGACAAAGGTCGTTTTGCAGTAACCAACAACCCGGCGGATATGTACGTCTTTAAAGTACCGGCCCTGCGTGACATCGGCTCCACCGCCCCTTACTTCCACGACGGCAAAGCCGCCACGCTGGACGTAGCGGTAAAAGAAATGGCCATGTACCAGCTGGGTCGTGAGCTGGATGAAAAAACCACCAAATCCATTGTTGCGTTCCTGCGCGCCATGGATAACCAGCGTGAACTGAAACTGACCGCGAATAAATAAGCAGCTGGTTTTAATAAAAAAACGCCGCAATTGCGGCGTTTTTTTTGCGTCTCTGTTTATATTGTCACGCGTCGCACTTTTTCCGTTAGGCCTCTCATTTCTGGGCAACTACCTCCGCCACTCAACCTGGCTGCAGTCCATGTTCCGCCAATAAAGCTAAAAAAGCCGCTTCATCCAGCACCTCGACCCCAAGGCTCTGGGCTTTGGTTAATTTAGAACCCGCCTTTTCCCCAGCCACCAGAAAATCCGTTTTCGCCGAGACACTGCCGGCTACTTTGCAGCCCAGTTGTTCCAGCAAGGCTTTAGCGTCATCGCGGCTCATGCCACTGGCCACCAGCGTGCCGGTAATGACCGCGGTTTTGCCACTTAACGGCAAATCATCCGCCAGCACCGGTTCCTGCTCTGGCCAGCTCACCCCCGCGCGTTGCAGCTGCTCAATAATGCGGCGGTTATGGGGTTCGGCAAAAAAATTATGCACATGCGCTGCCACCACCGTACCGACATCCGGCACTTCCAGCAGCTGTTCGGTGCTGGCGGCCATAATGCGGTCGAGAAAGCCGAAATGCGCCGCCAACTGGTTAGCGGTTACGGTACCGACTTCACGGATGCCGAGGGCATAAATAAAACGGCCCAGCGTGGTCTTTTTGGCAGCGGCCAACGCATCAAGAATATTCTGCGCCGATTTTTCCGCCATGCGCTCCAGCCCGGCCAGTTGTTCCAGGGTTAAATGAAATAAATCATCGACGCTGTCGATTAAGCCTTCATCCACCAGCTGTTCAATTAATTTATCGCCCAGGCCTTCAATATCCAGCGCCTTGCGTGAGGAAAAATGTTTAATGGCTTCTTTACGCTGGGCGGCACAGAACAGACCGCCGGTACAGCGGGCCACGGCCTCGCCTTCGACCTTTTCCACCAGCGACGCACAGACCGGGCAAGAGGACGGCAGCACAATGTCAGCGGCATTGGCCGGACGTTTTTCCGGCACCACCGACACCACCTGCGGAATCACATCCCCGGCGCGGCGGATAATCACGGTATCACCGATTTTTACCCCCAGCCGCTGCACTTCATCCATGTTGTGCAGAGTGGCATTGGAAACGGTTACACCGGCCACGTGCACCGGCTTTAGCCTCGCCACCGGCGTTAGCGCACCGGTGCGGCCAACCTGAAAATCCACGCCTAATAATTCAGTCATTTCTTCGGTGGCGGGGAATTTCCAGGCCACCGCCCAGCGCGGTGCGCGGGCAACAAAACCCAGCTGCTGCTGCAGTTTCAGGTCGTTGACTTTAAACACCGTGCCGTCAATTTCATAAGCCAGAGCGTCGCGTTTTGCACCGAGGCCGGCAAAAAATTCCTGCGCGGCGGCCAGCCCCTGTACAACCCGCATTTCTTCATTAATGCGGATGCCGAAACCCTTTACCTGTTGCAGAATGCCGCTGTGGGTATCGGCCAGCGGTTTATCGTCGCTGACCACACCGATGCTGTAAGCGCAGAACTCCAGCGGACGTTTGGCGGTAATGGCCGGGTCTAACTGGCGTAATGATCCGGCCGCGGCGTTGCGCGGATTGGCAAAGACTTTTTCGCCGTTCGCCCGGGCCTTATCGTTGTATGCCTCAAAGCCAGCGCGCGGCATATAGACCTCGCCGCGTATTTCAATACGGGCGGGAAAATCGCCCTGCAACACCAGCGGAATATTTTTAATGGTGCGCACATTCTGGGTAATGTCTTCGCCGGTCTGGCCATCGCCACGGGTGGCAGCGCGCACTAATTTACCCTGCTCGTACAGCAGACTGACGGCCAGCCCATCGAGCTTGGGTTCACAGGCCAGTTCAATATCC is part of the Venatoribacter cucullus genome and encodes:
- a CDS encoding cytochrome-c peroxidase — encoded protein: MSLNRHLLSLTGAAALLATQAVSAAALDPNAMRAQANNFFKPLPAAMPGSEKDTPAKIALGEKLYFETALSINGTQSCNTCHRIDGKLGGDDGNPVSPGAIEGKFGDRNSPTSWNAGFHLAQFWDGRAADLKEQAKGPILNPVEMAIPDEATAVSNLKKAGYEADFKAVFGSADALTYDNVAEAIAAFERTLITKDRFDDFLKGDNKALTQAELQGMQDFISTGCIACHTGPLLGGHMYQKMGLVKPYPNTADKGRFAVTNNPADMYVFKVPALRDIGSTAPYFHDGKAATLDVAVKEMAMYQLGRELDEKTTKSIVAFLRAMDNQRELKLTANK
- a CDS encoding AAA family ATPase, whose product is MTGKEEFIRLKDAMQTQIIGQPHLVDRLLICLLSDGHLLVEGAPGLAKTKAINALAQRLEGDFKRIQFTPDLLPGDITGTEIYRPQQQSFDFQAGPIFHNLILADEINRAPAKVQSALLEAMAERQVTVGGVTRKLPELFMVMATQNPIEQEGTYPLPEAQLDRFLMHVVIGYPDAGAEQQILRLARGEALQQPVADFPRLTQADIFSARQQVLSLHMSDAVEQYLVQLVMATRQPEHYGKDLAGWIEYGASPRGTIALDRCARAHAWLHGRDYVSPDDVQAVAHDVLRHRLLLSFEAEASGMTVNRVINELLQRVPVV
- a CDS encoding BatD family protein, with translation MVIRLFTLVLLSWLTAHPALAASFSASVDRTRISEQETLTLSLRYEAQVLFQKPDFQPLERDFRILNEQRAQRWVVSNGQRESYTEWLLTLLPLRTGELTIPALSFDGQTTAAIQVQVSPTPASVKQQLQEDFFFVTSVTPPDSLYVQSQLLYTEKLYYRFEHDNAALSELKVTDARVQPLGDVRQYTTVIDGKRLGVYERRFLIFPAVSGELVIPGQRFTARMLNAYDRWSRGQQVSVVSKPLRLNVKPIPAEYPAAPWLPVRNLQAEDFYSTDPASWVAGEAVVHSLTLQADGLPGAQLPAIALPEIPGLRYYPDKNSSDDQMTEQGVVGQASQTVAMVAMQGGELVMPEIRIPWWNTELDRLEYAVLPARTLQIKGSSAAPAAAARPASPAPTASMPATATEIPAAAAWLLGLGVALLLSLGLNLWQWRRARGLPLPGTPKTLAPSRNAQWNALNQACNSNQPAAIRTALLAWVNAGGMGPVATPIHSLGELCRRLNDPRLQNELAALDAHLFSSQPNSAFNGQNLKTLLKSGQFRLQSVSERSVGLYPSG
- a CDS encoding vWA domain-containing protein; protein product: MNEASIMFSSLLQHPEQLHLLRPWWLLALLPALWPGWRLWQRRAGAGQWRQVIDPQLLPAMLAQEPQRQASRQHYLWLLGWCLAVLALAGPAWQKLPQPVVKNDHALVIMLDLSASMYAQDVRPSRLVKALLKVTDIVRARRDGLTALVVYAADAYKVVPLTDDTRTIESLLPSLSPGMMPAPGSRPEKAIRLAQEMTHSAGLRQADLLLLTDGLQEQDVARIKSALQPGFRLRLLTLGTTDGAPIPLPGGGFLHDNNGQIVMPAFNPEPVLQLSRELNIPWQSMTLDDSDWQQLLPARQQVSSGSNSLQREYDQWKDGGFWLLLLLLVPALLLFRRGVLLCLPLLVLLTPSEPVWAAGWQDLWQTRDQQGAALFEQDPAAAAQRFNDPAWRGSAAYRAGDFQGAASAFAQAPASAENLYNLGNALAQNGQLQEALQAYDQALQQQPDLSAAQRNRAKVEELLQQQEQQQQQSGDNQSGENQSGDNQSGDNQSGDNQSGDNQSGDNQSGDNQSGDNQAGDNQSGDNQSGDNQSGDNQSGDNQSGQSQADDEFVRQQADKLARQQQEQEQQDATAKQPQEAAADGEGKDKPSGQQPAPGDQDPQSPAEATDLSAAAEQGLSREEQAAMDQWLQSVPDQPGNLLQRKFLYQYRQQPRLRESVQGEVEW
- the ligA gene encoding NAD-dependent DNA ligase LigA, with product MTTQNDLFAEEPQGSSGVSAIAAAARIQALRNEINQHNIRYYVNDEPSIPDAEYDRLMRELQSLEQQHPQLISADSPTQRVGASPLKQFAEVVHELPMLSLDNAMNAEEFVAFYQRVQDRLKSTGDIELACEPKLDGLAVSLLYEQGKLVRAATRGDGQTGEDITQNVRTIKNIPLVLQGDFPARIEIRGEVYMPRAGFEAYNDKARANGEKVFANPRNAAAGSLRQLDPAITAKRPLEFCAYSIGVVSDDKPLADTHSGILQQVKGFGIRINEEMRVVQGLAAAQEFFAGLGAKRDALAYEIDGTVFKVNDLKLQQQLGFVARAPRWAVAWKFPATEEMTELLGVDFQVGRTGALTPVARLKPVHVAGVTVSNATLHNMDEVQRLGVKIGDTVIIRRAGDVIPQVVSVVPEKRPANAADIVLPSSCPVCASLVEKVEGEAVARCTGGLFCAAQRKEAIKHFSSRKALDIEGLGDKLIEQLVDEGLIDSVDDLFHLTLEQLAGLERMAEKSAQNILDALAAAKKTTLGRFIYALGIREVGTVTANQLAAHFGFLDRIMAASTEQLLEVPDVGTVVAAHVHNFFAEPHNRRIIEQLQRAGVSWPEQEPVLADDLPLSGKTAVITGTLVASGMSRDDAKALLEQLGCKVAGSVSAKTDFLVAGEKAGSKLTKAQSLGVEVLDEAAFLALLAEHGLQPG
- a CDS encoding DUF58 domain-containing protein — translated: MNQPLRQSFSSGADIVAANLVRLRSLAPMLPLNRQKKVLRDMSGSHSSALRGRGMDFAEVRQYQAGDDLRSMDWRVTARTGQAHIKVFNEEKERPVLLVCDLRAGMQFGSRRALKKVLAADLTALLAWAALHNGDRIGALLFNDAQELDLRPKPGRKSVLHLLNELTRLPATSATPQPDRLAQMLRHLRRVARPGSRIYITSDWAGYDHECQQHLFSISRHCDVIALHISDPLEQQLPPPGLYPLTDGQRRLLLDTASANARQTYQQAFQQQLQQLREQLLQLQIPLLALSTADPDPLPALRTGLGLGAAVSLPEVV
- a CDS encoding DUF4381 domain-containing protein, producing the protein MQLPLEDIMLPPPVSAFPPAPGWWLLAALILGLSLTAAIWAYRRWQRRRRLQQALARLQQMTTGKQGSALCAAVNEWLKLCLRPYYPHALSLYGDDWLAFLQQRSGGPVFQPAEAQALAQGPYRPDIAADASRLCQQAQHWLLASDIPARGGPQWN
- a CDS encoding vWA domain-containing protein gives rise to the protein MELNWHWPWVFILLPLPWLVRALLPPLPPQQAALRVPALQRWQLAASGNSGVTGAVSGAIPWLELGVWLALLTALARPYQLGDVVEMPVTGRDLMLAVDLSGSMEIEDMQWENRPVNRLVVVKQVIGDFVERRQGDRLGLILFGSEAYLQTPLTFDRATVKELLLEAQIGLAGQKTAIGDAIGLGIKRLQEQPQDSRVIVLITDGANNAGALEPQKAATLAAQHHIRIYTIGLGAEAMEVPSFFGSRTVNPSRDMDEEALRDIARLTGGSYFRARNSNELQSIYALLDELEPTERDAQIFRPQQNLYHWPLLLAFVLSLLLALQQSGGLPALRRSAP